The genomic interval GCAAGATGTATACAATATGCTGCTGTACAGAACATTGCTATATAAACATAGTAAAGGAAAATATGGAGGAATTAAAGTATTGATACTTATGTAATAATTATCATTGGATTGCAATCCAGAACAAGGAACATTAAATTTCACTGCTTTATAGGTCATGCAGAACAATGAAATGAAGCTCTTCAATTgagagttttttttaattaagatgGTGTTTTGCAAAATGATGATTAAAGAAAATGGTGTTGAAAATTATGATAAAGCTTAATTTTGACACAGAATTAGGTATTATTTTATGGCAATTAGTATTGAATGTTTTTACACTGGGTATGCTCAAAAATGATATATGCCTATAGTTATGTAAATCATATGGAAATTGCatgcaaataatgttataaagCCTTATCAGTTCAagtataaaattaacaattcaaCCATGAATTTGATTAGATTTGTACAGCATATaaacactaaaaataataaaagatgtAAGAGCCAGCCTTTCCATCAATGCGAGTGTTGGTTACATCTAGTGATGTGAGGACGGTCGGGTTGCTGTTGACGTTCAACTAAACAATCTTGAGGTTGTACTCAGGCCGGGAAAATCCAAGCTCCTGTCTGATACTTGAGTATTTCACAGAGATCGTAACGAGGGCTCGGTTACTACGAGGATTCCAGCTGCAGTCAACAGCAACTATGTAAAACTGAAAACAACAGTACCAGTATTTAAGATTGTTTAAGTTTGTTTACATCTTTTAAGTTAAAGCTTAACTGCTTAAGCCCCAATTTCTAGAAACTTTTccagcttaacaggcttaagtagcttactTCAAATAGCCAATATACATTGGGATACTGAGattaaattatgattaatgAAAAAAGGTTAAAAGTGGTGAAGtacaaatcttcatttcattgtatttttctttcaagttgttttgatgatgaaattgTTCAACAATTCACACTTATTTGTGAAAATCAAATAAGATTATTCGTTGtgatttaataaaagtgtttttctgagtctgagtctagacctCTTCGTAATCATGGCCTATGGTTCTTGGTAATTCTATATCATCATGTATCAACCAAGAATAAGGTTCTACCTTGAATTCCTCTCTCTTGTCAGCCTCCTGGATGTTGGCTTTTACATAGAGAATACCATCTTTGTTGATTCCGAAAAACTGTGCAGCGTACAATTCATCTGGCTCGATCAAGTAGTCAAATTCAGCATTATGAGTGTTTCGACTCAGCACAACGTCGGGGTCATCATCGATGGCCGTCGCCTGGAAGAGGTCTCTACCAAAAGCCCAGTAGTCAGGTGTATCCCTCTTGGTTGGTAAAGATTCGAGCATGCTGGTTGCGGATGATGGTGATGTACACTGTCGCTGTAGCTGACTTTGGCTGCAAGGCCTGGTCTGTAGCAACAACATGCAGCTGGGAAAGAAAACAGTAATTAAGACCATTAAATTTTTGTTTAgtataatcaataaaacataaatcgaCTAATAacctgtttaaatattgattctGTACTCATTATAACTTAGGgatattgatttattatatgctttccagtggtatagatatttatcagtgaaataaaattagtaattcactgttttaaacagagatgtatcaatttgatatttttcactgttttgaaatttaagcccaCAGTGTGTTCCAAATCAAAGTGCagagggctgggacacaatttgaaTGACGTCATTTCTGGAATGACATTGAGAGCAAAATACAAATTgcttttctttataaaaataattgaaataacttttaacgattttaggcatataataaaaagagaAACTATACGCATACAGAATTGATATAAAGCTAAATTGGATCATGACTGCCATTGCCAAAACCTTTTTCGTTTAGTGAAAGAAGATATGAAATCAAGACCAAAAGAGAAGTTTGTCCATCCACGGTTATCATTTGACTTGATAATCACTCAGTTAATTGGTTCTACTGTGATGAATTAATATTTCGTAGCGGTTCGGTGATTTGTCAATTAATAAGGATACCTCAAAGTTACCTGGCACATTAATCC from Mya arenaria isolate MELC-2E11 chromosome 7, ASM2691426v1 carries:
- the LOC128241735 gene encoding uncharacterized protein LOC128241735 isoform X1, whose translation is MLRFGHVLCSLTGASLGNSDRQTGIHFDYGTTDNQLENPKFGTAMVYVTVLRDLSPPVDSPSCRSQLTSTSRPLLTLSLFLGTKSCTASLPAPPEHSSPTLTPPTVRSGSKEIFSRPVSPCLSCMLLLQTRPCSQSQLQRQCTSPSSATSMLESLPTKRDTPDYWAFGRDLFQATAIDDDPDVVLSRNTHNAEFDYLIEPDELYAAQFFGINKDGILYVKANIQEADKREEFKFYIVAVDCSWNPRSNRALVTISVKYSSIRQELGFSRPEYNLKIV